ACTAAACATACCTGCAGGAAGTACACACTATACAAAAAATGAGTTTATAAATTTTTATGATTTTGACATTACTCTTGTAGATCAACTACTTGATGATGGAATATTATTACCTGTAAGTGAAGATGATTATACGGAAAAAGAAGCATCTATAATTAGAATGATAGAAAACTTTGCAGACGTAGGAATTGATTACGATCTGATTAAAAATTATGTCTCTCATGCAAAAGAATTAGCGGAGATTGAACAGCAAATGCAGTCAAAACTATGTGCTGTAAGAGATGATGAAAATTTTTCTACATTATGGAAAATTATGTTTGATACATTGTTTAACGCTAAAGAATATATCTTTAGCCGTTATACATATAAAACTTTATATAAAACTATAAAAGATGAGATTTCTTAGAAATCATCATCAAAAGAAAGTGATCCTTTTGAATAGTTACTTACAGTACCTTCAAAGAAATTAGTTTTTTGATCATTAAACTTAGCAAAGTCATCAACCCACTTGATTGGGTTTGATACATTGTATAATTTTTCAAATCCAACAGATTCCAGTCTATCATCAGCTAAATATTTAATATATTGTTCAACTATTTCATTTGTAAGACCTAGTATTTGACCTTGAGTTATATATTGACCCCATTTAATTTCAAGATCAACCGCTTCTTTAAACATCTCTATAACTTCATCTTTTAACTGCTGAGTAAATAGATCAGGTCTCTCTTTTCTAAGTGTATTTATAAGGTTTTTAAATAGCACTAAGTGAGTAACTTCATCTCTTTGGATAAAACGGATCATTTGAGCAGATCCTAGCATTTTTCCTGAACGTGCAAGCGTATATATATAAGTAAAACCGCTGTAAAAGTATATACCCTCTAAAATCTGATTTGCAAAACAAGCTTTTACAAAGTTGTGCTCTGTAGGTTCAAGCGATAATTTGTCATATGTACGGAAAATTGCGTCATTTTTAGTCTTAAGCATCATATCTTTACGCCATAGATCATAGATCTCTTCAGAATTTGTAGAGATAGAATCAACCATAACCGCATAAGACTGTGAATGTAGAGCTTCTTCAAAAGACTGGCGAACAAGAATAAGGTTGATCTCCGGTGATGTTACATACGGATTTACATTATCGATTAGATTATTAGTTTGCAGTGAATCCATAAAGATCAGTTGTGAAAGAGCCTTATCATAAGCGTCTTTTTCAGGAGCTGTAAGGTTTTTATAATCATTAACATCTTTAGTCATATCTACTTCTTTAGGGAACCAAGTGTTGTTTAACATAACTTCCCACAGATTATAAGCCCATTGGTATTTAATATTATTAAGCTCAAAAATACCTGTCGGATTTCCGCCAAATATTCTTCTTTCGTTTACATTCTCTTTTGATTCAGGGTTATATATTTTTTTTCTATCCATGCAAGGTTTCCTTATAACAAAATAGTTTTTGTTTTAATTCAAAGTTTATCATTATATCTCTCCAATTATTTGAATAAGCTTTACAAAATAAAAGTTAATCAACTAATCTATTTTGAGTGTCTAAATTTTGTACTTTTATATAAATTCTGCTAATATTGAGATATAATTTTTATGTTTTATTACGTTGTATTGTTTTATCACAAAATTATCACAAAGGATGATGTTATGGGCTTATTTGGGGAAAAAGGGGTACCTTTAAGAGAATACACTCTCTTAATAGATGAAAAAAAAGCATTACAAAATGAGAACAAAGAACTTTTAGAAAAAATAAACACTCTAGAAGAACAAATTAAAAAGCAAGATTCTAAAGTTTCAGATAGCATTTCAGATAAACTTATGTCATCTCAAAACCTGCATTTAAAAGCAAATATAGTTGACGTTCAAAGTAATCTTGCCGAGTCTGTTGAATCATCTAAACTAAGTGTAGGTAGATCTGAGGAGCTTGTTCAAAACATAACAAACGTATCAAATAAAACAAAAGAGATAGTATCAACTCTTGATCAGTTAAATGAGTTATCTGATGAATCTGTACATACAGTTGAAGGATTATCTTCTAGAACTGAAGAGATCACAGGTATATTAACACTTATTAAAGATATATCTGATCAAACTAATCTTCTAGCCTTAAATGCTGCGATCGAAGCAGCTCGTGCAGGTGAACACGGTCGTGGATTTGCCGTAGTTGCAGATGAAGTACGTAAACTTGCAGACAGAACAGATAAAGCAGTTTCTGAGATTAACATATCACTTCAGTCAATGAAACAGGATGTTGATAGCATGAGCGAACAATTTAAGCATGTTCAAAACGGAGTAAACGGATCAAACCAACTTATAAGTGAACTAGATGAATCACTTCAAGAAAACTCTGCTGAAATAGAATCAACTTTCAAAGATATGCACTATACAACAGATAGAGTATTTATGTCTTTAGCAAAACTAGATCATATTTTATGGAAAGTAAATACTTACTATTCAGCTACAACAAGAGAAGAACAGTTCAAATTTGTAGATCATCACAATTGCCGCTTAGGTAAATGGTATGAAGAGGGTGATGGAAAAACAAATTTCGCACATACTGAACATTATAAAGAATTGGAAGCTCCTCATGCCATTGTCCATAATGGTACCCACAAAGTATTTGATCTAATTGCTCAGGAAAATCCAGATACCAACAAACTAAAAGCTGCTTTTGATGAGATGGAGAAAGGTAGTGACGAGGTATTTAAAATACTTGATAAAATTCTTCATGATAAAGATTAAATAAACTAATAATTTTTTATTTAAAACTTTCATACTAAAATAATCCCTCATATATTTAAAAAGGAGACGGTATGAAAGTTATAATATTTTTCATACTGCTATTTACTACAATGCAAGCAATAGATTTAAAACCTTACCAACAAAAAGCTGATTCACTGAGTGAACTTGAATACAATGTAATTGTCAACAAAGCAACTGAACATCCATATACAGGGCTTTATCTAGATAATAAAAAACACGGTATCTACAAATGTAAACTATGCGGTACACCTCTGTACAAATCAGATGACAAGTTCAATTCAAACTGCGGCTGGCCTAGTTTTGATGATGAAATTGAAGGCGCTGTTAAACGTGTACCAGATGCTGATGGCAGACGTGTAGAGATCGTTTGTGCAAAATGCGGCGGACACTTAGGACATGTATTTGAAGGTGAGAATTTTACAAGAAAAAATACACGCCACTGTGTAAACTCAGTCTCTATAGACTTTGAAGAAACACAAGCTGATCCAAATATGGCAAAAGCATACTTTGCAGGTGGATGTTTCTGGGGCGTTGAGTATTATATGCAACAGATCGAAGGTGTAAAAGAGGTGATCTCTGGTTTTATGGGTGGACATGTAAAAAACCCAACTTACTATGAGGTTGTAAGGACTGATACAGGGCACTTGGAGACTGTTGAAGTTATATATGACAAATCAAAAGTATCTTACAAACAGTTAGCCAAGACTTTCTTTGAGATCCATGACCCTACTCAAGAAAACGGTCAGGGACCAGACATTGGTGCACAGTATTTATCAGCTATATTTGTAAATAACGATCGCGAGCGTGAGACTATAAATGAGCTGATCAAAGAATTGAAATCAAAAGGTTACGATGTAGTTACAATGGTAAAAGATGCGGACGAGTTTTATCAGGCTGATGAATCACACCAGAACTATTACAATAAAAAAGGCTCACTACCTTATTGTCACGGATATGTTAAAAGGTTTTGACCAAAGTCTGTAATTTCTGGAGCTCGTATTTTGAAAAAAATATGAAGCCCGAGAAATTACCATAGAGAGACTTTGGTTACACCCTAGGGTGTAATCTTTGAAACTACTAGAGTTTTAGAAATTTAACGTTTAAGTTGAGAAATAAATTGGCCGCAGGGTAATTTATTTCTCTCTAAAATTTTGTTAAATGCTACACAAAAACAGAACTATACACATACCATCCACCAAGTGCAGCTAATATTAATGAAACGATTGCTCCCCCTATAGGAGACTCGCTAGTTAACATTGCACTGACTTCAGAAATCAGTTTTTTCGTTTCTATATCATTTAATCTATCTATACCACTTGGAATAGATTCTTTTAGCCTTTTTCGTTTTACAGTCGTTAGCATAGAAAGATCAAGATCAATATATGAAAATATAACTTCTATAGATTCTCCTTTGTGCAATGGAGTTTCACCACGTTTTATTGCTAATAACTGCTTCTTTAATTTTGGAGCCTCCCATAGAAGTGCAAAGAAAACTAGTAGAAATAACATTGAAAATATACCAACAAGATATACTAAGAATCCAACATTTCCGTTTATTGTTACTTGTTCTTCCGCTTTCATTGTTTTTAAGTCTCTTACATTTTTAATTCTTGCAGAAGAAATAAATTCTGGGTCTTTAACATCTGAAAGGATTGAAAATACTATTAGATCTCCTGGATTTAATAGTTTAAACTCTAGTGAAATAGACTTTTCATCAATAACAATATTTTTATCTATATTCTCAGGGCTACTTTTTACTATTTCAGCTTCAAGAATATTTCCCTCTTTTAGAGTAATTTTTGGATTAGAAATTAACTCATCAACAGTTACAGCTTTTCTTCCAGTATTCTTGATTTCAAAAGATGTTTTTGATAATGAATCAACCTGTCTTCCTCCATAAAGAATTTGTAATTTCTCTACATTACTTTTTTTCTCTACAATTGTTGCAGTCCTATCTATAGTTAACGTAACTTCAGCAGAAGAATTCCATAAATCCCATGCAATTGGAATAATTACACCTAGTAAGGCTATAAATAATCCCATGATTGTTAATGAAATTCCATTATTTGTTTTTGCCATCTTTTTAGTCCATCTTTTATTTAACGTTTAAGTTGAGAAATATTTGTTATATACTTAGTCTTCTTCTTGAGTTGGTTGCTCTAAATAAGACTCATCGCTTTCCATAGTTATTGTTAGTTCTGGTGCATCCACTTCTGGCGGGACTTCTTCTTGATTATCATCTTCATTTTTATATTCTTCACTCATATCATTTACTCCATTCTAAAATTAATATTAACACAATTGATATAGATAATGTCCAAATAGTACCACTAATATCAGTATATGCTTTTTGCACAAAATCTAATTTCTTACTATAGTTTTCTTCAACTTTTTTTATTGCTTCAGAATACCTTTTACTTAGTCCAAGGTAGACTGTTTCTTTTGTATTTTTTTTAAAATACGATATTATCTTATCATCAGATGGCATTTTTACAATATCTGAAAGTTTAATAGCTCTAAAAACTAAACTCCATGAAGATAAAAAGCAAATAAAAGTAATAGCAACAGATAGTATTATTAACCATTCTAATAAATTATTAGGTGGAATTATTCCTTCAATAATTTGTCTGATTAAAAATAAATAAGCACCCAAAGCAAATGTAATAGCACTTAAATATTTTAATGCTTTTTCTTCAAGGCGTCTATACCTATTAACTTCTTCATCAAATTGGTTCTTTTGATATTCAAAAAGAAGTTTATATTTTTCACTATCAACACTCATATAAATGTCCCTTTTAGTATATAATTATTTATTCAACGAACATTATATATAGATTAGCTTGATATTATATAAATATATGAACACTAAAAATGTTAATTTAAATTATGTTTTCATTGCAATGTAGCATGTTTTGGCCAAAAAGCATAAAATCTTTAAAATACCAATGTACATTTTGTCATTTAATTTTTTAGAAGTGTATGATGAAAAAAGAGATGAGTTTAGTTAGTTACACCTCGAAAGAGGTGCAACTAGTTTGTAGTATAAAAACTATTTTCTAGAAGCGCGTTTACGCTCAGTTTCAGTAAGGAATTTTTTACGAATACGAATATTCTCAGGAGTAATCTCAAGAAGTTCATCATCCTCGATCCACTCTAGTGCACGCTCTAAAGACATGTCACGTGGTGGAACAAGTTTAATAGCATCATCAGCACCAGATGAACGAACGTTCGATTGTTGCTTACCTTTGATCGGGTTAACAGTTAAGTCATTGCTTTTTGCGTGCTCACCGATAATCATACCCTCATAAACTTTTGTCTGAGGTTTTACATACATAACACCACGTGCTTGTAAGTTAAAGATTGAGTATGCTACTGCTTCACCGTTTTCACTTGAAATTAAAGCACCATATTGGCGAGATTCAACTTCACCGCTGAATGGACGGTATTCGATGAATGAGTGGTTCATTACACCTTCACCTTTAGTGTCAGTTAAGAACTGTCCACGGAAACCGATTAATGAACGAGCAGGGATCTCAAACTCTATACGTTGGAAACCTTGACCCATTGGAACCATTGATTTCATCTCAGCTTTACGCTTACCAAGACGCTCGATAACTGTACCGCCTAGATCTTCAGGAACGTCAATTACTAAGTGCTCAAACGGCTCACATTTAACGCCTTCGATCTCTTTTCTGATAACCTCTGGACGAGAAATACCAAACTCAAAACCTTCACGACGCATATTCTCAGCAAGAACAGTAATTTGAAGCTCACCACGACCTGAAACTTTAAATTTACCCTCACCAACAACTTCATATTTCATAGCAACGTTAGTGTTCATCTCAGAATCAAGTCTGTCTTTGATCTTGTTAGATGTAACGTGTTTACCCTCTTGACCTGCAAGTGGAGAATCGTTAACTGAGAATACAACTGTTAAAGTTGGCTCTTCAATGTGCATTGGATCAAGTGCTACAGGATTAACAGGATCACAAATAGTGTCACCAACGTCAATAGTCTCTAAACCAGCCATAGCAACGATATCACCAGCTTCAGCCTCTTCAATCTCCATACGGTTAAGACCGTGGAAACCAATAAGCTTAGTGATACGACCTTTTACAAACTCACCATCAGCTTTTGCAAGAACAACATTATCACCTTTTTTGATAGTACCGTTGAAAATACGGCTAATACCGATCTTACCAACATAGTTATCATAGTCAAGTGTAAATACCTGTGCTTGAGCAGGGTTATCTTTACTACCTTCTGGTTCAGGGATATGCTCTAAAATAGTTTCGAAGATACATTGGAAATCTCCACCCTCTTCATCCATATCTAATTTTGCAATACCATCACGAGCAGCAGCATAGATAACAGGGAAGTCTTGTTGATCATCAGTTGCATCCATATCTGCAAAAAGGTCAAACATCTCATCAACAACACGATCTGGATCAGCTGAAGGTTTATCTATCTTATTGATAACAACGATAGGTTTTTTACCCATCGATAACATTTTCTTAACAACGAATTTTGTTTGCGGCATAACACCTTCGTATGCATCCACTAACACTAACACACCATCAACCATTTTTAATACACGCTCAACCTCACCACCAAAATCGGCGTGACCCGGAGTGTCAATAATGTTGATCTTGTGATCTTTATAACGAATAGCAGTATTTTTTGAAAGAATCGTAATACCACGCTCTTTTTCTAAATCATTACTATCCATAGCACGTTCATCATGTTGCTCATGATCACCAAATGTTCCAGACTGCTCTAACAGTCCATCAACCAATGTAGTTTTTCCATGGTCAACGTGTGCGATAACAGCAATATTTCTAATCTTTTGCATTGCAAAGTTCCTGAGATAAATTTTTCGCGATTATACCCAAATAAATGTTATATTCTTGTAAAACTAATGGTATAATTGTTGAATATTAAGGAAAAATAAATATAACTCTAAAAATATTATTTTTCAGCTAAAAAGTGGCATATATGATTGAATATCCAAATAAATTAGATATTATCTTTGATAAATTGCAAAAATATAATATTAAACCCGTTATTGTAGGCGGGTATGTTAGAGACTATTTTTTTAATAAATATGAAAAAAGCTCTAAACGTCTGACAAAAGATATAGACATAGAACTATACAATGCCGAGTCTTTCGAACAACTTCAAAATATTTTATGTGAATTTGGTAATCCAAATCTAAATGGCAAAAATTTCGGAGTTATCAAACTAAAAGTTGATGATTTAGATATTGACTTCTCTCTTCCAAGAACTGACAATAAAGTATCTTCAGGTCATACTGGCTTTGAAGTAGACACATATTCGGACATATCTTTTCATAAAGCAAGCTCAAGAAGAGATTTTACGATCAATGCTATAGGTTTTGATATATTTAATAAAAAAATATTAGATCCTTTTGGAGGATTAGAAGATTTAAAACAAAAAAAATTAAAAATGGTAAGCCAAGAAACATTTATAGAAGATCCTTTAAGAGTTCTAAGAGCTATGCAGTTTTGTGCTAGATTTGAATTAAAACCGGATTACGAACTAATAGATGCAGCTTCTAAAATGTGTGAAAATAATCTTTTAGATGAACTACCAAGAGAGAGAATATATGAAGAGTTTAAAAAGCTTTTTTTAAAGGCAAAACATATATCCATAGGTCTAAATTTTTTAAAAGACGTGAATGGGTTTATATACTTTAGTGAACTAAATATGTCAGAATCTGACTGGCATATTAAGTTAAAATATATAGACAGTGTTGATAAAACAAAGTTAGATAACGCTACTAACATAGCAGTAGTGTTAGCACTGTTATGTTATAAGATGGAAGAAAACGCAAAACAAAGTTTTTTAAATAAAATAATAAATAAAAAAACAACTTTAAAAACTATAGACTATCTGCACCATATTGATTCTTATTTAGAAAGTATTGATAAAAAGGATTTTGATAACACTCTAAAATATAAAATTTTAAAAGATATAGATACAAACACATTAAAAATATACTTAGAAGCCAAGTCTATATCTGAGGATATAATTAGAAAAATATATAGTATAAAACCTATAGTTCATGGTAAAGATCTTATGAAATCGGGATTTAAACCATCTAAAGAGTTTGACTCTCTATTGCAAATGATCTACGAGGTACAACTGTTAAAACTCTTTAACTGAGTGTACGCATTCGATCAGCTACATCAGATTTAAAGTTTATCTTATCAGCAGCCTTACTTATAGACTCTTTTATTTTATTTTCATATATCTGTTTGTTTTCTTTATCATATTTTTTGATAATTTTTTCATACGTTTCTAAAAACTTTTGAGATATTTCCAGTCCATAAATACTGATCTTTTTATTTGATAATATTAAAATAACCAACTCAAAAACTTTTTTCATTTTAGAGTCCATATCATCTTCTTTTAGATAACACTGTCCTGTATTTTCATTTTTAAGAGTTATCTTTTTTAATATCTCAGATAACCCATATTCACTGACTTCAAATTCACTAAACTTTCCGTTAACATAAAGTCTCATATCATTAAGATCCATCTTCTCTATTTTTTCTAATAGTTTTTCATTTTTAGAATCTTTGTTTGTGTTCTTGTTTCCAAGTATTTTGGAAAATATACCCATTTTTCAGGCCTTTTAATTAAAAAAAGATAGCTATTTATTTATCTTTTCACTATCTATCTCTATAACTGTGTGGACATTTCCTCTAGGGTTAAAATCGGCTACTATCTTCATATATTTAGGCTTTAGCTTCTCATCTAAAAGATCATATATCTCATTTGCTGCACCCTCATGTGATATATGTTTATTCATAAAAGAGTTAATATACAGCTTTATGGCTTTTAACTCTACAACCCATTCATTAGGGATGTATTCTAAATAAATCGTCGCAAAATCAGGATAACCGCTTCTTGGACAAAGCGACATAAACTCCGGAAGAGTTATTTTTATTAAATAATCTTTTTTGTGCTCATTTGGCCAG
This Sulfurimonas sp. DNA region includes the following protein-coding sequences:
- a CDS encoding MerR family transcriptional regulator, which produces MAYKISELVALTNVPKSTILYYIREGLLPEAKKIKSNVHRYNDEHLELIKYIKYMQNEIGSTNEQIKLALQNKNKSISSSFTMLAPLMQTLLNIPAGSTHYTKNEFINFYDFDITLVDQLLDDGILLPVSEDDYTEKEASIIRMIENFADVGIDYDLIKNYVSHAKELAEIEQQMQSKLCAVRDDENFSTLWKIMFDTLFNAKEYIFSRYTYKTLYKTIKDEIS
- a CDS encoding ribonucleotide-diphosphate reductase subunit beta, whose translation is MDRKKIYNPESKENVNERRIFGGNPTGIFELNNIKYQWAYNLWEVMLNNTWFPKEVDMTKDVNDYKNLTAPEKDAYDKALSQLIFMDSLQTNNLIDNVNPYVTSPEINLILVRQSFEEALHSQSYAVMVDSISTNSEEIYDLWRKDMMLKTKNDAIFRTYDKLSLEPTEHNFVKACFANQILEGIYFYSGFTYIYTLARSGKMLGSAQMIRFIQRDEVTHLVLFKNLINTLRKERPDLFTQQLKDEVIEMFKEAVDLEIKWGQYITQGQILGLTNEIVEQYIKYLADDRLESVGFEKLYNVSNPIKWVDDFAKFNDQKTNFFEGTVSNYSKGSLSFDDDF
- a CDS encoding CZB domain-containing protein — protein: MSLAKLDHILWKVNTYYSATTREEQFKFVDHHNCRLGKWYEEGDGKTNFAHTEHYKELEAPHAIVHNGTHKVFDLIAQENPDTNKLKAAFDEMEKGSDEVFKILDKILHDKD
- a CDS encoding bifunctional methionine sulfoxide reductase B/A protein; translation: MQAIDLKPYQQKADSLSELEYNVIVNKATEHPYTGLYLDNKKHGIYKCKLCGTPLYKSDDKFNSNCGWPSFDDEIEGAVKRVPDADGRRVEIVCAKCGGHLGHVFEGENFTRKNTRHCVNSVSIDFEETQADPNMAKAYFAGGCFWGVEYYMQQIEGVKEVISGFMGGHVKNPTYYEVVRTDTGHLETVEVIYDKSKVSYKQLAKTFFEIHDPTQENGQGPDIGAQYLSAIFVNNDRERETINELIKELKSKGYDVVTMVKDADEFYQADESHQNYYNKKGSLPYCHGYVKRF
- the typA gene encoding translational GTPase TypA, which produces MQKIRNIAVIAHVDHGKTTLVDGLLEQSGTFGDHEQHDERAMDSNDLEKERGITILSKNTAIRYKDHKINIIDTPGHADFGGEVERVLKMVDGVLVLVDAYEGVMPQTKFVVKKMLSMGKKPIVVINKIDKPSADPDRVVDEMFDLFADMDATDDQQDFPVIYAAARDGIAKLDMDEEGGDFQCIFETILEHIPEPEGSKDNPAQAQVFTLDYDNYVGKIGISRIFNGTIKKGDNVVLAKADGEFVKGRITKLIGFHGLNRMEIEEAEAGDIVAMAGLETIDVGDTICDPVNPVALDPMHIEEPTLTVVFSVNDSPLAGQEGKHVTSNKIKDRLDSEMNTNVAMKYEVVGEGKFKVSGRGELQITVLAENMRREGFEFGISRPEVIRKEIEGVKCEPFEHLVIDVPEDLGGTVIERLGKRKAEMKSMVPMGQGFQRIEFEIPARSLIGFRGQFLTDTKGEGVMNHSFIEYRPFSGEVESRQYGALISSENGEAVAYSIFNLQARGVMYVKPQTKVYEGMIIGEHAKSNDLTVNPIKGKQQSNVRSSGADDAIKLVPPRDMSLERALEWIEDDELLEITPENIRIRKKFLTETERKRASRK
- a CDS encoding CCA tRNA nucleotidyltransferase yields the protein MIEYPNKLDIIFDKLQKYNIKPVIVGGYVRDYFFNKYEKSSKRLTKDIDIELYNAESFEQLQNILCEFGNPNLNGKNFGVIKLKVDDLDIDFSLPRTDNKVSSGHTGFEVDTYSDISFHKASSRRDFTINAIGFDIFNKKILDPFGGLEDLKQKKLKMVSQETFIEDPLRVLRAMQFCARFELKPDYELIDAASKMCENNLLDELPRERIYEEFKKLFLKAKHISIGLNFLKDVNGFIYFSELNMSESDWHIKLKYIDSVDKTKLDNATNIAVVLALLCYKMEENAKQSFLNKIINKKTTLKTIDYLHHIDSYLESIDKKDFDNTLKYKILKDIDTNTLKIYLEAKSISEDIIRKIYSIKPIVHGKDLMKSGFKPSKEFDSLLQMIYEVQLLKLFN
- the queF gene encoding preQ(1) synthase is translated as MKYGEKEIVEFDVEKDLEIWPNEHKKDYLIKITLPEFMSLCPRSGYPDFATIYLEYIPNEWVVELKAIKLYINSFMNKHISHEGAANEIYDLLDEKLKPKYMKIVADFNPRGNVHTVIEIDSEKINK